In the Halococcus hamelinensis 100A6 genome, TAGAGCCCCGCGGGCTGGATCGTCTCGGCGAGGTCGTCCTGATCGGTTTCCGAGAGCGCCACCGCGAGGTCCTCACCCTCGCCGTAGCGCGCCATCAGCGCGTCGTGGGCGGGCTGGCTGGCTTTGTCGGAGGTGTTCTGACTCAAGATCGTGCGGACGAGACACTCGAAGGCGTCCTGGCCACCGTAGGTCTTGCGCCAGTAGCGCTCGCCGAGGCGGTCGACGACCCGCTCGGCGCGGCTGTCGGCCGTCCGTTCGTCGAACTCGCTCGCGAGTCCGCCGCCGTCCGGACCCCCACTGATGTTCTCGGTGGGTTCCTGGTCCTCGCTCATAGCGGGCCGTAGGGCGCACGATATTACAAAACGTCGTTCGCGGAACCGCTCAGCCAGCGGACGAGCCAAGCCGCCGCCGAACCACGACGAGCAGCACGGTACCGGCGACCGTGAGCGCCCCGAGAAACGCCCAGCTCACGGAGTAGCCGGAGTGTTCGACCAACAGTCCGAACGTCGGCGGCGCGACGAGTCCGCCGACGTTGATCGCGGTCTGCCCGCCGGCGGTCGCCGCCCCGATGTCGTCGTCGTCGACGATGGTCCCGAGACACGAGTAGAACACCCCCGTCGAGCCGTAGACCGTGAGCCCGAGCCCCGCGAAGACGACGAGCGCCACCGGAAACGAGGGGAGGCCCGTGGCGAGCACCGCGAACAGGACCACCGCGACGGCCATCTGGACCAGCGCGACGGTGGCCGCCCCGCGTGCGCCGCCGAGGCGGTCGGCGACGCCCCCCGCGCCGATCCGCGCGGCGCTTCCCATGATCTGGGTCAGCGCCAACACGACGCCGCCGACGAGGGTGGTGTGGCCGAGGTCGTCGACGACGTAGAGCACGATGTAGCCGAGCATCGCGAAGATCGACGCCCCCATGAAGAATCCGACGCCGACGAGCACGAGATAGGCTCGGTTCGAGCGCAGCACCGAGAAGTCGGGTACCGAGAGGGTTCCCTCGCCGCGGGTGCCGTCGTAGAGCGCGACGAAGCCCACGACGTAGCCACCCGCGAGCGCCGCGATCACCCAGAAGCCGGCCTGCCACGCGACCACCGCTGCCAGTCCCGTGATCACCAGCGAGGCGATCGCACTGCCCGCCGTGACCCCGACCTGCTTCAGCCCCATGGCGAAGTTGCCCCGACCGGCGGGCGCGCTCGCGAGGATCCCCCGGTTCGAGGCGGGCATCGCCGAGGAGTACGCGCCCCCGAGCACCGCGCCCGCCACCAACAGGAGGCCGTAGCTCGGCGCGAGCGAGACCCCGACGGTCGCGACCGCGAGCCCGACCAGCCCGAAGACCATCACGCGTTTCTCGCCGTAGCCGTCGACCGCCGCCCCGCTCGGCACCAGCGCGACCGTGTAGCCGAGCAGCGCCGCGGTCGTGAACAGCCCGACCTCGGTCGCCGACAGCGAGAAGGCGTCCCTGACGACCCCCGTGGCGGCGAAGATGCTGTAATAGCAGAGACTCGCCGC is a window encoding:
- a CDS encoding MFS transporter produces the protein MSRETEGSWSSVATVAGWQVAASLCYYSIFAATGVVRDAFSLSATEVGLFTTAALLGYTVALVPSGAAVDGYGEKRVMVFGLVGLAVATVGVSLAPSYGLLLVAGAVLGGAYSSAMPASNRGILASAPAGRGNFAMGLKQVGVTAGSAIASLVITGLAAVVAWQAGFWVIAALAGGYVVGFVALYDGTRGEGTLSVPDFSVLRSNRAYLVLVGVGFFMGASIFAMLGYIVLYVVDDLGHTTLVGGVVLALTQIMGSAARIGAGGVADRLGGARGAATVALVQMAVAVVLFAVLATGLPSFPVALVVFAGLGLTVYGSTGVFYSCLGTIVDDDDIGAATAGGQTAINVGGLVAPPTFGLLVEHSGYSVSWAFLGALTVAGTVLLVVVRRRLGSSAG